The Streptomyces sp. RKAG293 genome includes a region encoding these proteins:
- a CDS encoding PLP-dependent aminotransferase family protein: MNDGSSSDSLADSLRGELKRFSPGAKLPSSRSLVDRFGVSPVTVSRALAALAAEGLVETRPGSGTYRSQTVAHPAGPVDTSWQQVALTAGDQHGEPAPRVVDASGVLATLAAPPPGVIPLNGGYLHPDLQPQQALGAALARAARRPGAWDRPPVEGLTALRTWFAREAGVGPAQVLITAGGQAALTTALRALAPPGSALLVESPTYPGVLAVARAAGLRPVPVPTDADGVRPDLLADAFDATGARVFFCQPLFQNPTGTVLAPARRAQVTGIARAAGAFVIEDDFARRLGHGGPLPAPLVADDPHGTVVHVTSLTKPTSPSLRVGALIARGPVVERLRAIQVVDSFFVPRPLQEATLELVGAPAWPRHLRAVATGLRERRDAMLAALRRDLPELLPGRVPTGGYQLWLRLPDGTDETELCTAALRASVAVAAGRAYFAAEAPAPYLRVSFADTSGTEEIDEGIRRLAAAFTEVRAGI, encoded by the coding sequence ATGAATGACGGTAGCAGTTCGGATTCCCTGGCGGATTCGTTGCGGGGAGAGCTCAAGCGCTTCTCTCCCGGGGCGAAACTGCCGTCGAGCCGCTCCCTCGTCGACCGGTTCGGCGTCAGCCCCGTGACGGTGTCCCGGGCGCTGGCCGCGCTCGCCGCCGAGGGGCTGGTGGAGACCCGCCCCGGCTCGGGCACCTACCGGTCGCAGACGGTGGCGCACCCCGCCGGCCCCGTCGACACCTCCTGGCAGCAGGTCGCCCTGACCGCCGGGGACCAGCACGGCGAGCCCGCCCCCCGCGTCGTGGACGCCTCCGGGGTGCTCGCCACGCTCGCCGCCCCGCCGCCTGGCGTGATCCCGCTCAACGGCGGCTATCTGCACCCCGATCTCCAGCCGCAGCAAGCCCTCGGCGCCGCACTCGCCCGCGCGGCCCGCCGGCCCGGGGCGTGGGACCGGCCGCCGGTGGAGGGGCTGACGGCGCTGCGCACCTGGTTCGCGCGCGAGGCCGGCGTCGGACCCGCCCAGGTGCTGATCACGGCGGGCGGCCAGGCCGCGCTCACCACCGCGCTGCGCGCGCTCGCCCCACCCGGCTCCGCGCTGCTCGTCGAGTCCCCGACGTACCCCGGAGTGCTCGCGGTGGCCCGGGCGGCCGGACTGCGGCCGGTACCGGTGCCGACCGACGCGGACGGCGTACGCCCGGACCTGCTCGCCGACGCCTTCGACGCCACGGGTGCCCGGGTGTTCTTCTGCCAGCCGCTCTTCCAGAACCCGACGGGCACCGTCCTCGCCCCGGCGCGGCGGGCGCAGGTCACCGGGATCGCCCGCGCGGCCGGGGCGTTCGTCATCGAGGACGACTTCGCCCGGCGGCTGGGCCACGGCGGCCCGCTGCCCGCGCCCCTGGTCGCCGACGACCCGCACGGCACCGTCGTCCATGTCACGTCGCTGACCAAGCCCACCTCGCCCAGCCTGCGGGTCGGCGCGCTCATCGCCCGCGGCCCGGTCGTGGAACGGCTGCGCGCCATCCAGGTCGTCGACAGCTTCTTCGTCCCCCGCCCCCTCCAGGAGGCGACCCTCGAACTCGTCGGCGCACCCGCCTGGCCACGCCACCTGCGGGCCGTCGCGACCGGGCTGCGCGAGCGCCGCGACGCGATGCTGGCCGCGCTGCGGCGCGATCTGCCGGAACTGCTCCCCGGCCGGGTCCCGACCGGCGGCTACCAGCTGTGGCTGCGGCTGCCCGACGGCACCGACGAGACGGAGCTGTGCACGGCGGCCCTGCGCGCCTCGGTCGCGGTCGCGGCCGGGCGCGCCTACTTCGCCGCTGAGGCCCCGGCGCCGTACCTCCGCGTCAGCTTCGCCGACACCAGCGGCACCGAGGAGATCGACGAGGGCATCCGGCGGCTCGCGGCCGCCTTCACGGAGGTCAGGGCCGGTATCTGA
- a CDS encoding DMT family transporter yields MTEHDSATALRPIAVNGTALAALGVAVFSFTFPATHWALGGFGPWTTVAVRGVLAAVIAGVCLIAGRAPVPAREHWPGLLVVGLGVVVGFPLLTTLALTTTDTSHAAVVIGALPLATAIVAAAREGNRPSRTFWAAAVAGAGAVTVFTLAQSGGAPTTGDLYLFGALAVCAAGYAEGGRLARVMPGLRVISWALIAMLPFTLAGSLVALSFEPVHFGGRALLGLAYLAAVSQVLGLMVWYRGMAAIGVARASQLQLAQPLLTLVWSAALLGEHLDAATPLAALAVLVCVAVTQRARA; encoded by the coding sequence ATGACAGAACATGATAGCGCTACCGCACTGCGTCCGATAGCGGTGAACGGCACCGCCCTCGCCGCGCTCGGCGTCGCGGTCTTCTCCTTCACCTTCCCCGCGACCCACTGGGCGCTCGGCGGCTTCGGGCCGTGGACCACCGTCGCCGTGCGCGGCGTGCTCGCCGCCGTCATCGCGGGGGTCTGCCTGATCGCCGGACGGGCGCCAGTCCCCGCCCGGGAGCACTGGCCGGGACTGCTGGTCGTCGGCCTCGGGGTCGTCGTCGGCTTCCCGTTGCTCACCACGCTGGCGCTGACGACCACCGACACCTCGCACGCCGCCGTCGTCATCGGCGCGCTGCCGCTGGCCACCGCCATCGTGGCCGCCGCCCGGGAGGGGAACCGGCCGTCGCGCACCTTCTGGGCCGCCGCGGTCGCGGGCGCCGGCGCCGTCACGGTGTTCACCCTCGCGCAGAGCGGCGGGGCGCCGACCACCGGCGACCTCTATCTCTTCGGCGCGCTGGCGGTGTGCGCGGCGGGCTACGCCGAGGGCGGCCGGCTGGCCAGGGTGATGCCAGGACTGCGGGTCATCTCGTGGGCGCTGATCGCGATGCTCCCGTTCACCCTGGCCGGCTCGCTCGTCGCGCTGAGCTTCGAGCCGGTGCACTTCGGCGGCCGGGCGCTGCTGGGGCTGGCGTATCTCGCGGCCGTCTCCCAGGTCCTCGGCCTCATGGTCTGGTACCGGGGCATGGCCGCCATCGGCGTCGCCCGCGCCAGCCAGCTCCAGCTGGCGCAGCCGCTGCTGACGCTGGTGTGGTCGGCGGCCCTGCTCGGCGAGCACCTGGACGCCGCCACCCCGCTCGCGGCGCTCGCCGTCCTGGTCTGTGTGGCGGTCACCCAGCGCGCCAGGGCCTGA
- a CDS encoding DUF5134 domain-containing protein yields the protein MHGPPLVGWLLVVLSAATGLSCLLRHAARDEALMGAGMAVMAVPMSVLDPRPWGSLLLALVFAAAAVRALLLARRPGHHLHHALGAAAMVYMAAAMGTAAPAGAHAGHAPAGAPLLTGALLVYFAGYVLAAGARLVTVAAVAPAGGPPAGVPIAPELAACRVSMALGMFAMLLTL from the coding sequence ATGCACGGACCACCGCTGGTGGGGTGGCTGCTGGTCGTACTCAGCGCCGCGACGGGGCTGTCGTGCCTGCTGCGGCACGCCGCCCGGGACGAGGCCCTGATGGGGGCCGGCATGGCGGTGATGGCCGTGCCCATGTCCGTACTCGACCCCAGGCCCTGGGGGTCGCTGCTGCTCGCGCTGGTCTTCGCGGCGGCGGCGGTCCGGGCCCTGCTGCTCGCCCGGCGGCCCGGCCACCATCTGCACCACGCCCTGGGCGCCGCCGCGATGGTCTACATGGCCGCCGCGATGGGCACGGCCGCCCCGGCCGGCGCCCACGCCGGGCACGCCCCGGCGGGCGCACCGCTGCTGACGGGAGCGCTGCTGGTGTACTTCGCCGGATACGTTCTGGCCGCCGGGGCCCGGCTGGTGACGGTGGCGGCCGTCGCCCCGGCCGGCGGTCCGCCGGCCGGGGTGCCGATCGCGCCGGAGCTGGCGGCGTGCCGGGTCTCCATGGCGCTGGGGATGTTCGCGATGCTCCTGACGCTGTGA
- a CDS encoding M56 family metallopeptidase, which yields MTVPFVLLVVGALAAAMTPRLLSRAAWPEREPVLALWVWQCVVAAVLLCCVLAMALSAAAASAAVRWHLFGFAPHGVVDAYGLPGYGRWAGSLAVLLACGGVWTAAMLTREVRGARARRRQRRAELLVRSPRLPGEEPPAGDRLVVLEGDRPDAWWLSGAQPQLVVTTAALRRLKGRQLDAVLAHEQGHVRARHDVLLHCAGALASGFPQVPVFAGFRDQVHRLIELAADDTASRRFGRLTTALALVELNEDRGVFGPCPTPLAELPRRVHRLLDPAPRLAPVRRAGLTATALLVPAVPLLIAFVPGLSALG from the coding sequence ATGACGGTCCCGTTCGTGCTGCTGGTGGTCGGCGCACTGGCTGCGGCGATGACGCCGCGCCTGTTGTCCCGTGCCGCCTGGCCGGAGCGCGAACCCGTGCTGGCCCTGTGGGTCTGGCAGTGCGTCGTCGCCGCCGTCCTGCTGTGCTGTGTCCTGGCGATGGCGCTCAGTGCCGCCGCCGCCTCGGCCGCCGTGCGCTGGCACCTGTTCGGTTTCGCCCCGCACGGTGTCGTGGACGCGTACGGTCTGCCCGGCTACGGGCGCTGGGCCGGTTCGCTGGCGGTCCTGCTGGCCTGCGGTGGTGTGTGGACCGCCGCGATGCTCACCCGCGAGGTGCGCGGGGCGCGGGCCCGGCGCCGTCAGCGGCGTGCCGAACTGCTCGTCCGCTCCCCCCGGCTGCCCGGCGAGGAGCCGCCGGCCGGCGACCGGCTGGTGGTGCTGGAGGGTGACCGGCCCGACGCCTGGTGGCTGTCGGGCGCGCAGCCGCAGCTGGTCGTCACCACGGCGGCGCTGCGCCGCCTCAAGGGCCGCCAGCTCGACGCCGTACTCGCGCATGAACAGGGCCACGTCCGCGCCCGGCACGATGTGCTGCTGCACTGCGCGGGCGCACTGGCCTCCGGCTTCCCCCAGGTCCCGGTCTTCGCCGGGTTCCGCGACCAGGTGCACCGGCTGATCGAGCTGGCCGCCGACGACACCGCCTCCCGCCGCTTCGGCCGGCTCACCACGGCCCTGGCCCTGGTCGAGCTCAACGAGGACCGCGGGGTGTTCGGCCCCTGCCCGACCCCGCTCGCCGAACTGCCGCGCCGGGTGCACCGGCTGCTGGACCCGGCGCCGCGGCTGGCCCCGGTACGCCGGGCCGGACTGACCGCGACCGCGCTCCTCGTCCCGGCCGTTCCCCTGCTGATCGCCTTCGTTCCGGGACTCAGCGCTCTCGGATAG
- a CDS encoding HAD-IA family hydrolase — protein sequence MVIKGCMFDFSGTLMRIEPAGRWLDAVLRAAGHDVPAGQAARYAERLERAGALPGGAHPSAVPEALREVWQERDRSAEQHRAAFTGMARQAELPWDVYGALYDRHMTPEAWTPYPDSAGVLKELRERGTAVAVVSNIGWDLRPVFRAHGLDAFVDAYVLSYEHGIQKPDPRLFTIACEALGLPPAQVAMVGDDRRADTGAAALGCPVHLVDHLPAAERPDGLRKILDLL from the coding sequence ATGGTGATCAAGGGATGCATGTTCGACTTCTCCGGAACCCTGATGAGGATCGAACCGGCCGGGCGCTGGCTGGACGCGGTCCTCCGCGCGGCCGGGCACGACGTTCCCGCCGGGCAGGCGGCGCGGTACGCGGAGCGGCTGGAGCGGGCCGGAGCGCTGCCGGGCGGGGCCCACCCGAGCGCGGTGCCGGAAGCGCTGCGGGAGGTCTGGCAGGAGCGGGACCGCAGCGCGGAACAGCACCGGGCCGCGTTCACCGGCATGGCCCGGCAGGCGGAGCTGCCGTGGGACGTCTACGGCGCCCTGTACGACCGCCATATGACGCCGGAGGCCTGGACGCCCTACCCCGACAGCGCCGGAGTGCTGAAGGAACTGCGCGAGCGCGGTACCGCGGTGGCAGTGGTGAGCAACATCGGCTGGGACCTGCGGCCGGTCTTCCGCGCCCACGGACTCGACGCGTTCGTCGACGCGTATGTGCTGAGTTACGAACACGGCATCCAGAAGCCGGACCCCCGGCTGTTCACCATCGCCTGCGAGGCGCTGGGACTGCCTCCCGCGCAGGTCGCGATGGTGGGCGACGACCGGCGGGCCGACACCGGCGCCGCGGCGCTGGGCTGCCCGGTGCACCTCGTCGACCATCTGCCGGCCGCCGAGCGGCCGGACGGTCTGCGAAAGATTCTCGATCTGCTGTAG
- a CDS encoding FAD-dependent oxidoreductase, with translation MMTERRRVAIIGSGIAGLTAAYVLRGTYDVLLFEADARLGGHADTHDVVAADGGRAFAVDTGFIVHNRRTYPLLTRLFAELGVATQPTDMSMSVRCDGCGLEYAGARGAAGLFARPGNAANIRYLRLLAHVPRFHRAARALLALPPDGPEPTLGEFLAERRFPPYFVSHFMTPLVSAVWSCGAEQAAGYPARYLFRFLDNHGMLSVTGAPAWRTVTGGSHEYVRRIAKQLTTVHTSAPVHALTRHPGGVRLWTGDGEEHTADAVVVAVHPDQALRLLADPTPAETEVLGAFSYSRNPALLHTDASVLPRASGARGCWNYLLPSCGATPDRVLVSYDMTRLQRLDTPQEYVVTLGGERLVDPDRVLDRMDYAHPVFTTRSVAAQRRLPELNGPVTTFAGAYHGWGFHEDGCRSGVAAAEALGVRW, from the coding sequence GTGATGACGGAACGACGTCGGGTCGCGATCATCGGGAGCGGGATCGCCGGACTCACGGCCGCGTACGTCCTGCGCGGGACGTACGACGTCCTGCTGTTCGAGGCGGACGCCCGGCTCGGCGGCCACGCCGACACCCACGACGTCGTGGCCGCTGACGGCGGCCGGGCGTTCGCCGTCGACACCGGCTTCATCGTGCACAACCGGCGTACGTACCCGCTGTTGACGCGGCTCTTCGCCGAACTGGGCGTGGCCACCCAGCCGACCGACATGAGCATGTCGGTGCGCTGCGACGGCTGCGGTCTGGAGTACGCCGGGGCCCGCGGCGCGGCGGGGTTGTTCGCGCGCCCCGGCAACGCGGCGAACATCCGGTATCTGCGGCTGCTCGCGCACGTGCCGCGCTTCCACCGGGCGGCCCGCGCACTGCTGGCGCTGCCGCCGGACGGCCCGGAGCCGACCCTCGGCGAGTTCCTCGCCGAACGGCGCTTCCCGCCGTACTTCGTCTCGCACTTCATGACGCCGCTGGTCTCCGCGGTGTGGTCCTGCGGCGCGGAGCAGGCCGCCGGCTACCCCGCGCGCTATCTGTTCCGCTTCCTGGACAACCACGGGATGCTCTCGGTGACCGGCGCGCCGGCCTGGCGGACCGTCACCGGCGGCTCGCACGAATACGTCCGGCGGATCGCCAAGCAGCTCACCACGGTGCACACGTCGGCCCCGGTGCACGCGCTCACCCGGCATCCCGGCGGCGTACGGCTGTGGACCGGCGACGGCGAGGAGCACACCGCGGACGCCGTGGTCGTCGCCGTCCACCCCGATCAGGCGCTGCGGCTGCTCGCCGACCCGACGCCCGCGGAGACCGAGGTGCTGGGCGCGTTCTCCTACTCCCGCAATCCCGCGCTGCTGCACACCGACGCCTCCGTGCTGCCCCGGGCGAGCGGCGCCCGCGGCTGCTGGAACTATCTGCTGCCCTCGTGCGGCGCCACCCCCGACCGGGTCCTGGTGAGCTACGACATGACGCGGCTGCAGCGGCTGGACACCCCGCAGGAGTACGTCGTGACCCTCGGCGGCGAGCGGCTGGTCGACCCGGACCGGGTCCTGGACCGCATGGACTACGCGCACCCGGTCTTCACCACCCGCTCGGTCGCCGCCCAGCGGCGGCTTCCGGAGCTCAACGGCCCGGTCACCACGTTCGCCGGGGCCTACCACGGCTGGGGATTCCACGAGGACGGCTGCCGCTCGGGAGTCGCGGCGGCCGAAGCGCTGGGGGTCCGGTGGTGA
- a CDS encoding DUF1365 domain-containing protein: MTAALYECVVSHVRTAPLRYSFRHRTYLWLVDLDALPRLPRPLRPLARFETRDHFGGGAPDIRAGLDRFLAAEGVEPPGGRVLMLTAARVFGHVFNPLTVYWCHRSDGSTACVVAEVHNTYGERHCYLLRPDAAGRTGTAKDFYVSPFFPVDGEYRMRLPEPGARLDLTVHLERAGTRPFTATLRGERRPATAAGLLRAAVRHPWSTATVSVLIRVHGVMLYLRGLPVRPRPPHRPQEGVQ; this comes from the coding sequence GTGACCGCGGCGCTGTACGAGTGCGTGGTGTCGCATGTGCGCACCGCCCCGCTGCGGTACTCCTTCCGGCACCGTACGTATCTCTGGCTGGTGGACCTGGACGCGCTGCCCCGGCTGCCGCGCCCGCTGCGCCCGCTGGCCCGTTTCGAGACCCGTGACCACTTCGGCGGCGGGGCACCGGACATCCGCGCGGGACTCGACCGCTTCCTCGCGGCGGAAGGGGTGGAGCCGCCCGGCGGGCGGGTGCTGATGCTCACCGCGGCCCGGGTGTTCGGCCATGTCTTCAACCCGCTGACCGTCTACTGGTGCCACCGTTCAGACGGTTCGACGGCCTGTGTCGTCGCCGAGGTGCACAACACGTACGGCGAACGGCACTGCTACCTGCTGCGCCCGGACGCCGCCGGCCGGACCGGTACCGCGAAGGACTTCTATGTCTCGCCGTTCTTCCCGGTGGACGGCGAGTACCGCATGCGGCTGCCGGAACCCGGCGCGCGGCTGGATCTGACGGTCCATCTGGAACGTGCCGGCACCCGGCCGTTCACCGCGACGCTGCGGGGCGAACGGCGCCCGGCGACCGCCGCGGGCCTGCTGCGGGCCGCCGTGCGGCACCCGTGGTCGACGGCCACCGTGTCCGTGCTCATCCGGGTGCACGGCGTCATGTTGTACCTGCGCGGCCTGCCCGTGCGGCCCCGTCCCCCGCACCGACCCCAGGAGGGTGTGCAGTGA
- a CDS encoding cyclopropane-fatty-acyl-phospholipid synthase family protein, with protein sequence MPVNPELWPDVVRVPGAPVRAAVAERLVRRAVTRLPLRLALPGRAPAGSPDADAPLLRVHRPDAFFARIAASGLVGFGESYMAGEWDSDDLVGVLTVLASHVASLIPAPLQRLRGAWALRQPSAQRNTVVGARGNISRHYDLSNDLFALFLDESMTYSAALFPPDGEPADVRSPAGAEPLTVAQHRKIDRLLDLAAVGPGTRLLEIGTGWGELALRAAERGAEVVTVTLSREQRELARLRIREAGYEDRVTVLLRDYRQIRGEYDAVVSVEMVEAVGEEFWPVYFRALERLLAPGGRIALQAITMPHDRLLASRRTFTWIQKYIFPGGLLPSVTAVEQVLARHTGLRIAEDTGFGAHYARTLELWRERFTERAAEVAELGFDETFRRMWTFYLAYSEAGFRSGYLDVRQLLLVRGAAATR encoded by the coding sequence ATGCCGGTGAACCCGGAACTCTGGCCCGACGTCGTCCGGGTGCCCGGCGCGCCGGTCCGCGCGGCCGTCGCCGAGCGCCTGGTGCGGCGGGCCGTGACCCGCCTCCCGCTGCGCCTCGCGCTGCCGGGCCGCGCACCGGCCGGATCGCCGGACGCGGACGCCCCGCTGCTGCGGGTGCACCGCCCCGACGCCTTCTTCGCCCGGATCGCCGCGTCGGGACTCGTCGGCTTCGGCGAGTCGTATATGGCGGGTGAATGGGACTCCGACGACCTGGTGGGGGTGCTGACCGTGCTCGCCTCGCACGTCGCGTCCCTCATCCCGGCCCCGCTGCAACGGCTGCGCGGCGCGTGGGCGCTGCGGCAGCCGTCGGCCCAGCGCAACACGGTCGTGGGGGCGCGCGGCAACATCAGCCGCCACTACGACCTGTCGAACGACCTGTTCGCGCTCTTCCTGGACGAGTCGATGACGTATTCAGCGGCGCTGTTCCCGCCGGACGGCGAGCCCGCCGACGTCCGCTCCCCCGCCGGGGCCGAGCCGCTGACCGTGGCCCAGCACCGGAAGATCGACCGGCTGCTGGACCTCGCAGCCGTGGGGCCCGGCACCCGGCTGCTGGAGATCGGCACCGGCTGGGGCGAGCTGGCACTGCGGGCCGCGGAACGCGGCGCGGAGGTGGTGACGGTGACCCTGTCGCGGGAGCAGCGCGAGCTGGCCCGGCTGCGGATCCGCGAGGCGGGGTACGAGGACCGGGTGACGGTGCTGCTGCGGGACTACCGGCAGATCCGCGGCGAGTACGACGCCGTGGTCAGTGTGGAGATGGTCGAGGCGGTCGGCGAGGAGTTCTGGCCGGTGTACTTCCGGGCGCTGGAGCGGCTCCTGGCGCCCGGCGGACGGATCGCCCTGCAGGCCATCACCATGCCGCACGACCGGCTGCTGGCCTCCCGGCGCACCTTCACCTGGATCCAGAAGTACATCTTCCCCGGCGGCCTGCTGCCCTCGGTCACCGCCGTCGAGCAGGTCCTGGCCCGCCACACGGGGCTGCGGATCGCGGAGGACACCGGGTTCGGAGCGCACTACGCCCGGACGCTGGAGCTGTGGCGCGAGCGCTTCACCGAGCGGGCCGCGGAGGTGGCGGAGCTGGGGTTCGACGAGACCTTCCGCCGGATGTGGACCTTCTACCTCGCCTACTCCGAGGCCGGCTTCCGGTCCGGCTATCTGGATGTGCGCCAGCTGCTGCTGGTGCGCGGAGCGGCGGCCACCCGGTGA
- a CDS encoding DUF1295 domain-containing protein, whose amino-acid sequence MNDFPWADFATCLAASAGAALAVLLAAFAAGAAKGLHRVVDVAWGTAFAGVAAVSYALSAGHGDEARRLLVLIATAAWGLRLSVHIGLRGWGHGEDPRYDRMLSRAPGSRNLYALRMVYLLQAALVWLVSLPVQFAMYVPGALNGFASAGVALWLVGFFFESVGDFQLARFKRDPSHRGRIMDRGLWSWTRHPNYFGDFCVWWGLFLLACSTPLAVITLVSPLVMSFLLLRGSGKPMLERHMERRPGFAEYTARTSGFFPRPPRHRS is encoded by the coding sequence GTGAACGATTTTCCGTGGGCCGACTTCGCCACCTGTCTCGCGGCCTCGGCCGGCGCGGCTCTGGCGGTGCTCCTCGCGGCTTTCGCCGCCGGCGCGGCCAAGGGCCTGCACCGGGTCGTGGACGTGGCCTGGGGAACGGCCTTCGCCGGGGTGGCGGCGGTCTCGTACGCACTGTCCGCGGGCCACGGCGACGAGGCCCGGCGGCTGCTGGTCCTGATCGCGACGGCTGCGTGGGGACTGCGGCTGTCCGTGCACATCGGCCTGCGCGGCTGGGGCCACGGCGAGGATCCGCGCTACGACCGGATGCTCTCGCGCGCCCCCGGCAGCCGGAACCTCTACGCGCTGCGCATGGTCTATCTGCTGCAGGCGGCACTGGTGTGGCTGGTGTCGCTTCCCGTCCAGTTCGCCATGTACGTGCCCGGTGCGCTGAACGGGTTCGCGTCGGCCGGGGTGGCGCTGTGGCTGGTGGGGTTCTTCTTCGAGTCCGTCGGCGACTTCCAGCTCGCCCGCTTCAAGCGGGATCCGTCCCACCGCGGCAGGATCATGGACCGCGGGCTGTGGAGCTGGACCCGGCACCCCAACTACTTCGGCGACTTCTGCGTCTGGTGGGGGCTGTTCCTGCTCGCCTGCTCGACCCCGCTCGCGGTCATCACCCTGGTGTCGCCACTGGTCATGAGCTTTCTGCTGCTCCGCGGGAGCGGCAAGCCGATGCTGGAGCGGCATATGGAGCGCCGCCCGGGATTCGCCGAGTACACCGCCCGGACCAGCGGTTTCTTCCCCCGACCGCCACGGCACCGGTCCTGA
- a CDS encoding TetR/AcrR family transcriptional regulator, with product MSPRSASVNEEMRRRSRERLLQATVELIEEHGYEATTLADIADRAGTARGLVSYYFPGKRQLVQSAVHRLMHLELAAALEREPRTEDGQERMARAIDAILGLTQTHTKLMRTHMASILQAEGFIQCAEQQRLAALLRDTVVRWGAEDPGTEYPMMRALLMGAVVALLVPGVPMPLPRLRAELFTRYGLEWEMGVPPPADDGPGAADTRRPVRSPLP from the coding sequence ATGTCTCCCCGAAGCGCATCGGTCAATGAAGAGATGCGGCGGCGTTCCCGGGAACGGCTCCTCCAGGCGACGGTGGAGCTGATCGAGGAGCACGGCTACGAGGCCACCACCCTCGCCGACATCGCCGACCGGGCGGGCACCGCGCGAGGCCTCGTCTCGTACTACTTTCCGGGAAAACGCCAGCTGGTGCAGTCCGCGGTGCACCGTCTGATGCATCTGGAGCTGGCGGCGGCGCTGGAACGGGAGCCGCGCACCGAGGACGGCCAGGAGCGGATGGCGCGGGCCATCGACGCGATTCTGGGCCTGACCCAGACGCACACGAAATTGATGCGCACGCATATGGCGTCGATCCTGCAGGCCGAGGGTTTCATCCAGTGCGCCGAGCAGCAGCGGCTCGCCGCGCTGCTGCGGGACACGGTCGTGCGGTGGGGCGCGGAGGATCCCGGTACGGAGTACCCGATGATGCGCGCGCTGCTGATGGGCGCGGTGGTCGCGCTCCTGGTGCCCGGCGTCCCGATGCCGCTGCCGCGGCTGCGGGCGGAGCTGTTCACGCGGTACGGGCTGGAGTGGGAAATGGGCGTTCCGCCGCCCGCCGACGACGGACCCGGAGCCGCGGACACCCGCCGCCCGGTGCGCTCGCCGCTGCCCTGA
- a CDS encoding FAD-dependent oxidoreductase — MLRVAVVGSGPSGVYVAEALTRQTTVPDVAVDVLDRLPCPYGLVRYGVAPDHEKIKSLQGNLRQVLEDPRVRFLGNVEVGPALGPERLGELYHAVVYCFGAAADRRLGVPGEDLPGSYSATRFVSWYSAHPDEPPEQFALLARSAVVIGVGNVAVDVARVLARGADELRHTDIPQSALTALDASQVTDVHMVGRRGPSQAKFTTKELRELGGLSGADVIVHADELALDPGYADPSALPAVARRNVEVLREWTTRVPEGRPRRIHLRFFLRPAELLGDGRVSGVRFERTVPDGLGGVRGTGLPEEIEAQLVLRSVGYQGVPLPGLPFDERHAVVPNDGGRVLRDGVPSPGEYVAGWIKRGPTGVIGTNRPCAKQTVAALLEDVPRLLARPLPRDPLEALRSGGGDPVAWPGWLSIEAAEMALGRSLDRGTVKIQDWARLLAAARLPA; from the coding sequence GTGCTTCGTGTCGCAGTAGTCGGTTCAGGTCCCAGCGGCGTGTACGTGGCCGAGGCGCTGACCCGTCAGACCACCGTGCCGGACGTGGCGGTGGACGTCCTCGACCGGCTGCCGTGCCCGTACGGCCTGGTGCGCTACGGCGTGGCGCCGGACCACGAGAAGATCAAGTCCCTGCAGGGCAATCTGCGGCAGGTGCTGGAGGATCCTCGGGTGCGCTTCCTCGGCAATGTCGAGGTGGGGCCGGCGCTCGGCCCCGAGCGGCTCGGCGAGCTCTACCACGCGGTGGTCTACTGCTTCGGCGCCGCCGCCGACCGGCGGCTGGGCGTACCGGGCGAGGATCTGCCCGGCAGTTACTCCGCCACCCGCTTCGTCTCCTGGTACAGCGCCCACCCGGACGAGCCGCCGGAGCAGTTCGCGCTGCTGGCCCGGTCGGCGGTGGTGATCGGGGTCGGCAACGTCGCGGTCGACGTGGCCCGGGTACTGGCGCGCGGCGCGGACGAGTTGCGGCACACCGACATCCCGCAGTCCGCGCTCACCGCACTGGACGCCAGCCAGGTCACCGATGTGCACATGGTGGGGCGGCGCGGTCCCTCCCAGGCGAAGTTCACCACCAAGGAGCTGCGCGAGCTGGGCGGGCTGTCGGGCGCCGATGTCATCGTGCACGCCGACGAGTTGGCGCTCGATCCCGGGTACGCCGACCCTTCCGCGCTGCCCGCCGTGGCCCGTCGCAACGTCGAGGTGCTGCGCGAGTGGACCACGCGGGTCCCGGAGGGCCGGCCGCGCCGGATCCATCTGCGGTTCTTCCTGCGGCCGGCCGAACTCCTCGGCGACGGGCGGGTGTCGGGCGTCCGCTTCGAGCGGACGGTGCCCGACGGGCTGGGCGGAGTGCGCGGGACGGGGCTGCCGGAGGAGATCGAGGCGCAGCTCGTGCTGCGCTCGGTGGGGTATCAGGGCGTGCCGCTGCCCGGCCTGCCGTTCGACGAGCGGCACGCGGTGGTGCCCAACGACGGCGGCCGGGTGCTGCGGGACGGGGTGCCCTCGCCCGGTGAGTACGTCGCCGGCTGGATCAAGCGCGGGCCGACCGGGGTGATCGGCACCAACCGGCCCTGTGCCAAGCAGACGGTGGCGGCGCTGCTCGAGGACGTACCGCGGCTGCTGGCCAGGCCGCTGCCCCGCGATCCGCTGGAGGCGCTGCGGTCGGGCGGCGGCGATCCGGTGGCGTGGCCGGGCTGGCTGTCCATCGAGGCCGCGGAGATGGCGCTCGGCCGGTCGCTCGACCGGGGCACCGTCAAGATCCAGGACTGGGCGCGGCTGCTGGCCGCCGCACGCCTGCCCGCCTGA